GATGTTATGTATATGGCTTTCTCTAGAGGTGAATCCTTTGCTGGTTAAggactcttttgttttgtttattgCATTATTGAACTTCAATTTGAATCTATGTATCTACAATTTCCAATTTTTAAGTTTACGATCTTACGTAAAATGGTTTTTTTTCTTAGATGTGAATCCTTATTAAGGACTCTCTCGTTTTgcttttcttttcatttctcAAATGAAAATTTTGGATTAGTTTTACGAATATTCATTCAACTTTTGATTTATTGTTCCTCTATCGTCAAACTAACTTTTGTAATGGAAACACATCTCAATTATGACTATATAATATATACAGTATCATATGAAATAGGAAACGTCTGAAAATACTGAACTTGGTCCATCTATAGGCGCAGCATATTGGCCCTGTCCTTAGCACAGGCGAATCTAATGAAGGAGCTAGGAGTTCATCCGAACCCAATTATTTTGACTTAAACTCTATATATGTAAAGAAAAATTCATTAAACAAGTACAAATAATAAATTTCGAACCGGTAAATTAGAGCGGACACGATAGAATTTCGAATCCCAACCCATAAAGTTCAAATTCTGAATCCACATTTAGCGTTAGGCATGTGGCCTGCTAGAAAGTTTTCCTTTGCTAGATGCAATACCAAGGTTAAATTCTCCAATCCCTCACTCAGCAATATGCTTAAAAGTACCCAAGACAAAGAGTGCAAGATACTATGCTGGTTTTCTCTCTGGATTGATGAAGCAGAGATTAAGGTCTTTTACTGATAAATGTGAAGAAACAAAGACGCTATAACTTTGTGAAAGTGAGAAACAATGCACATACTAATACTAAGTTTTTATATAAAAGTATACATTGGTAGAAGAATCGGTGCAGAAAAGCAGGTGTGAGGAACAAAATACATTATCCAGCCATCTAAAATGAGCAAACACTTTGTCATATATTTGAGTAGATCAGATGCACCTTAAATTTAActctgtatatgtatatatattggaaTTGGAAACCAAAAGGAGTACAGAATTAAAAATACCGTGCGTCAACCCTGACTATGTTGGTTTCCTCTTCGTGTGACTCGAATGTAACAAAAAATGGAAGCAATAAGGGCAGTGGCAAATCCTCCAAGTATGAAGTCGCCTCCAGCCATGGACTTGTTGAAAGAGTGATGAGTCCTTATATGTGTGACTATTGGAGTTTGATCATCTTTTCCTTCAACCGGCGATGGACTTGGGACTAATGTCAATGTGTCTAATCTTCTAACAGCGTTAGCATTTTGCATCAACAACATTAATTGAGCATTAACTAGGCAAATGAGGAGAAATCTTGGCCTAGCCATGGGAAATATGAATATTGCTCCAATTGTGCACGCATTTAATCCTATTAATATAGAGGAAGACAGCCTTGAGAGATTGTTGTTCGTCTTAATATTATAAGAAGGGTAGGTATGCTTCCCATGACGGTcttaaattttgaaaatttaacGTGTAATTCGGATTTCCAAGTAGTCTTTTTTGGATTCTTGGACCTGTTGGAGTCTTGGAGATAGTTTTAACAGGGGCAGGTGATGCTTGAGGCAGGTTTATTTTTGGCAGTTTCTTTTAGCACGACAATGGTCAAAGAACAGAGAGGAAAACAAGAAACACAGTGGAACAACGGTCTTCCTATATTATAGGTAGAAGGTTTGCCATAAATGTCACTCTTCACACGTCTAATTTTGGTGTTTGTTGTCAATATCTTATTCGAACCCAATTGACACTTTGCTGAGTTTATTATTTTAACTGTTTCTTGAGCTGAAAGTGACCAAAAATGCTATTCAATGTTTCATATATAGAAACCAAAGGATATGGAGTCTGGATCCCACCATTAAGATTCAATTCAAAAGCACATTAAGTCAAACTTGACTGCATGAAAACGGAAAAGCGATAGATTTAAGATAGGAGAATTAAAGTAATTAGTAACATATGATATGTTGCTTCAGCAAtatttgaaattaaaaaaaaaaaaaaaaaaaaaaaaaaagagtgcacaCAAGCTCTTTTCAGACAATTAGGATCCAATGGATTATCATCTTTCAGTGATGGAAAACAAGATCGAATCCTTTTGACATCCATAACTAGAAACTACAGGCACTCTTGACATTTCTCCAAAAAATTTCCCGTTAGGATATAATATTGGTAATAGAGCACTAGAATGAGATTAATACTATTAGGGGATCTCAAAATCTATTTGATTAATTAGGGACTCATGCAATGCTAGTTTTTAATAGATTCCACGGATGATCTCCAGCAAGATATCTCTGATTTGATGAGCATCAGTTATTCCACCACGAACCACCTGAAATACGTAGAATGATAAACAAATCGTTGGTGTTATTATATTGCAGCACACACAGTATAAAATGCTAAGCAATATATCTTTTTACTGTTACAAAATCTTGATATCTTCAAACTTATTAAAAAGCTTAGATTTTTTAAAATATGTTTTCCCACCTCAACAGATGAAGTAACAAGAAGAGCTCCTTTAGAGGCAGTGACACTGGTGTCATTAAGATCAAATCCAAGAACATTCATTGCCTCCATCAGTTTAGTAAATCCACCTCTTTTCTTCTGGCAGACTATCTTTATCCAAAGCTTAGTTGGACCAATGTGAGCCACTTGAACTTCAGGCTGttttagaaagaaaaataagTTGTTTTACTGCCTAGTAAGTAGATTTGGAAATTACCCTTTTAACTGAAAGATTGTAACTTTGGTCTTATACATAAAGTTACCTACCTCTATGCCCCATTTACCCATCTCCTCTGCAGTATCAATAATCTCTTCATTTTTTGTCTCCAATTCCTCTCCATGAGTTGCCTCCATTTTTAGAAGCTGCTCACTTAAGTTGTCCACATTCATTTGTAGCTCCCTAATGTAAGTGATTGCATCAGTGATTATGGTTTCTTTTGTCATCTGAAATCGgataaaaaatttaaagattttagAAAATGGTTAAAAAGTCATTCTTTAGAAAACTGTCACTTGAAAATTTATTTATATAAAGAATGAAGGGTTTCGATTCATTGCATTTGTAATATTTGGGACCAATGAGCGCAATTGAAGAAGCCTTTCACTAAGTTTTTGACGCCTGTTTCTCTCAGCTTTAAGGTTCTTGGATTTGTATTTTTCATCTTCACCCTCAATTTTCTTCCTTTTGTCTATTCTC
Above is a genomic segment from Lycium barbarum isolate Lr01 chromosome 12, ASM1917538v2, whole genome shotgun sequence containing:
- the LOC132623821 gene encoding transcription factor DYT1-like — encoded protein: MTKETIITDAITYIRELQMNVDNLSEQLLKMEATHGEELETKNEEIIDTAEEMGKWGIEPEVQVAHIGPTKLWIKIVCQKKRGGFTKLMEAMNVLGFDLNDTSVTASKGALLVTSSVEVVRGGITDAHQIRDILLEIIRGIY